Proteins from one Gemmatimonadota bacterium genomic window:
- a CDS encoding PLP-dependent transferase, with the protein MIDLEKLVDIGKRHRLKTIIDSTFATPLNQRPLEFGVDLVIHSATKYLGGHNDLMAGAVLGNAPLVGAIRDYRGILGGVIDPHCAYLLIRGIKTFPLRMGKQNETALMLARFLEKNDRVKRVYYPGLESHPHHDVAKAQMRGFGGLVSFDLDADEAGTLAFIDRLKIPCIGASLGGVESLVSHPASISYYELAREDRLAIGIADELVRYAVGIEDAEDIIADLGRALDAV; encoded by the coding sequence GTGATCGATCTGGAAAAGCTGGTAGATATTGGAAAAAGGCATCGGCTCAAGACGATTATTGACAGCACATTTGCCACACCCTTAAACCAGCGTCCGCTCGAATTTGGCGTCGATCTGGTCATTCATTCGGCGACCAAGTATTTGGGCGGACACAACGATTTGATGGCTGGTGCTGTACTGGGCAATGCGCCCCTTGTTGGTGCGATTCGCGACTATCGAGGTATTTTGGGAGGGGTGATCGATCCACATTGCGCTTATTTGCTGATCCGGGGGATCAAGACTTTTCCACTGCGGATGGGCAAGCAAAATGAAACGGCACTGATGTTGGCGCGGTTTTTGGAAAAGAACGATCGGGTAAAGCGCGTGTATTATCCCGGTTTGGAAAGCCACCCACACCACGATGTTGCCAAAGCGCAGATGCGTGGATTTGGTGGGCTGGTGAGTTTTGATTTAGATGCGGATGAAGCAGGTACGCTGGCTTTTATTGACCGCTTGAAAATCCCGTGTATCGGGGCCAGTCTGGGGGGTGTGGAAAGCCTCGTTTCGCATCCCGCATCTATTTCGTATTACGAGTTAGCTCGCGAAGACCGATTGGCAATTGGCATTGCTGATGAGTTGGTGCGCTATGCCGTAGGTATTGAAGACGCCGAGGATATTATTGCCGATCTCGGACGCGCACTTGACGCAGTCTGA
- a CDS encoding DUF4013 domain-containing protein, which produces MTQSDMWKAMFGIILVNTIRTLFQTPRWWQKIIPGGALNLLPVLVLVLILTEQIGVEVGGVLLVVTFGLLFITWGYLYRIFVDALNGTESFNLPSWGNWWAYGVAGLWLFLIVLGYGVISVAGFSMLISVLGLIPRSVEEAGSLSLLFTLLVIFFYVFFPIVFTRFAAEGRVWMAFEPGPVWRDLRQIVRADYIQACFGLFGISLLGSLILGHLSWVGLILASMFNFFLLAVFTRVLGLLIRRALKSGPPAQSEYWN; this is translated from the coding sequence TTGACGCAGTCTGACATGTGGAAAGCTATGTTTGGCATTATTTTGGTTAATACCATTCGCACTCTGTTTCAGACGCCACGCTGGTGGCAAAAAATTATTCCGGGCGGCGCATTAAATTTGCTGCCCGTACTGGTGCTGGTGCTGATTCTTACCGAGCAAATTGGGGTTGAGGTGGGGGGCGTGTTGTTGGTTGTAACCTTTGGGTTATTGTTCATTACCTGGGGTTACTTATATCGGATTTTTGTCGATGCGCTCAATGGTACTGAATCATTTAACTTGCCTTCGTGGGGCAATTGGTGGGCTTATGGGGTAGCGGGCTTATGGTTGTTCCTCATTGTCCTGGGATACGGTGTCATTAGCGTTGCGGGTTTTTCAATGCTGATTTCGGTATTGGGTTTGATACCGCGTTCTGTAGAAGAGGCCGGGTCCCTGTCGTTGTTGTTCACACTCCTGGTTATCTTTTTTTATGTTTTTTTTCCCATTGTATTTACGCGATTTGCCGCCGAGGGGCGCGTGTGGATGGCATTTGAACCGGGACCTGTTTGGCGAGATTTGCGTCAGATTGTTCGGGCCGATTACATTCAGGCGTGTTTTGGTCTATTTGGGATATCTCTGCTCGGCAGTTTGATATTGGGACACTTGTCCTGGGTGGGTTTGATACTTGCTTCGATGTTTAATTTTTTTTTGTTGGCGGTGTTCACCCGGGTTTTGGGTCTGTTGATCCGCAGGGCATTAAAGTCTGGACCACCTGCACAAAGTGAATATTGGAATTGA
- a CDS encoding sugar phosphate isomerase/epimerase produces MTDPIQNYARIGIVHFMAYKACIGGEGPILETLEKIALDPYFQVVEVTHMKDPQVRAQARDLLTAAHMDVAFGAQPILLGNQLNINAPDIAHRQSAVDAVKAGIDQAEELGAPGCALLSGADPGPKGREEGLDLLIDSLSQLCDYAGEKNMDIVLETFDRVPYGKNCIVGPNALAVEVSNRLRRQYPHFGLMLDLSHFPLQGESTVYAINIARDHIVHMHVGNCVMSNPNHPAYGDNHPRFGCEDGENDVPEVVEFLRELLNIGYLDPDKRPILSFEVGPMEGESSEIIIANAKRVLDEAWAQV; encoded by the coding sequence ATGACCGACCCTATTCAAAACTATGCGCGTATTGGTATTGTTCACTTTATGGCCTATAAAGCTTGCATTGGCGGCGAAGGTCCCATTTTGGAAACCCTGGAAAAAATCGCCCTTGATCCCTACTTCCAGGTCGTTGAAGTCACCCACATGAAAGATCCTCAAGTGCGAGCACAAGCACGCGACCTGCTCACCGCTGCCCACATGGATGTGGCTTTTGGTGCGCAACCCATTCTGCTGGGCAACCAACTCAACATCAATGCCCCTGATATCGCCCACCGTCAAAGTGCTGTTGACGCTGTCAAAGCGGGAATTGACCAAGCCGAAGAACTCGGTGCTCCTGGCTGTGCCCTGCTTTCAGGTGCAGACCCGGGGCCCAAAGGCCGCGAAGAAGGACTCGACCTGCTGATAGATTCTTTGAGCCAACTCTGCGACTATGCCGGCGAAAAGAATATGGATATTGTACTTGAGACCTTTGATCGCGTACCTTACGGCAAAAATTGTATTGTGGGCCCTAACGCCCTTGCAGTTGAAGTCTCAAACCGCCTCAGACGCCAGTATCCCCATTTTGGCCTGATGCTCGATTTGAGCCATTTCCCACTTCAGGGTGAAAGCACGGTTTACGCCATCAACATCGCCCGGGATCACATCGTCCACATGCACGTTGGCAATTGCGTAATGTCCAACCCCAACCACCCGGCCTATGGCGATAACCATCCCCGCTTTGGCTGCGAAGATGGCGAAAACGATGTACCCGAAGTTGTGGAATTTCTCCGCGAACTGCTCAACATCGGTTATCTCGACCCCGATAAGCGCCCCATCTTGAGCTTTGAGGTCGGCCCAATGGAAGGAGAATCCTCGGAAATCATTATCGCCAATGCCAAACGCGTACTCGACGAGGCGTGGGCGCAAGTCTAA